TCGGGCTCTGTGTTGACCGCGTTGTCCGCGTCGACGCGACCGTAGCCCTGCTCGTTCTCGGAGAGGCCGATGTCGACGGCGGTGTTCTGGAGGTGGCTGCGGAGCTCGTCGTTCGAGAGGCCGGAGTGTGCGGAGAGCGCGAGGCCGGCGACGCCCGCCACGACCGGCGACGCCATCGACGTCCCGGAGTAGGAGTCGTAGTCGTCCCAGTTGACCGACGAGAGCACGTTCCCGCCGGGTGCGGCCAGTTCGATCTCGGGGCCGACGTTGGTGAAACTCGAGAGCGTCTCGCCCTCGTCGAGCGAGGACACCGCCATGACGCTATCGTAGGCGGCCGGGTACGAGACGCTGCCGCCGTGGTCGTTGCCGGCGGCGGCGACGAGCAGCGAACCCTGGCTGTAGGCGTACTCACAGGCGTCGTTCATCGTATCGGAGAAGCCGCCGCCACCGAGGGACATGTTGAGAATCTCCGCGCCCTGGTCCGCCGACCACTGGATCGCGTCGGCGATGTCCGACAGCGAACCGCCGCCGCTCTCGTCGAGCGCGCGCGCCGAGAGCATCGAACAGTTGGAGATGCCCGCGTGTCCCTCGCCGTTGTCGGTGCCGCCCGCGGCGATGCCGCCGACGTGAGTGCCGTGATCCTCGCCCTCGTTCACGGGGTAGGGGTCGCTTCCGGCTCCAGCGAAGTTCTCGCCGTAGTCGGAGACGCTGCCGTCCATGTTCTCCTCGAGGTTCGGATGGTCGTACTGGATCCCCTGGTCGATGATCGAGATCGTCACCCCGGAGTCCCCGAGCGTCGTCGCCCAGGCCCCCTCGCAGTTGACCTGCTGCGGGGCGTACTGCTGGCCGTACATCGGGTCGTTCGGCGTGAAGAACGCCTCGACCGTCGCGTTGTCCTCTGCGTACTCGACCTCGTCTACGTCGAGGACGTTCTGCTTGAAGTTCTCTCGTGCCTGCTCGGAGGCGTTCGATGGGAACTCGACTGCAACGTAGCCGAGCACCTCGTTCTCGTGGACGATCTCGGCGTTGCCGGGAACCGCCGGCTCGACCGTCTCCTCCGCGGACGACGCCCGCCGCGAGACGCCGACGAGGACCTCGTCCTTTTTCGGACCTGGTTCACGGCCGGGCGTGGCGCTAACGACACCACCCATCCCGAAGAACGCGCCGAGCGCTCCAGCCGTCTTTAGTACAGTTCGTCGATCAAAGCCAGGGTTGCCATCCTTTGCCATGATACGTTATCACCAACCTCGCTGGTATATTAATTTCTTGTGAAACTCACTAGAATTTATGTCAGCGTTCCAATAGCTTTGGAAATCACCATTAAAAATACCCTGCGGCTACCGTATCGGTGTGGTGTCCGGTAGCTGACAAACGTACCGGGCAGAATAAACTTTTATCGAGTTTTCTAACCATGGACACTAATGCAGCGTTCCGTATCGCACCCCTTCTCACGACCGATGGTCCACCACCCCCTCGAGCCCCGATCCGCTCCGTGAACCGAGCGGCCGTTTCATCGACGGCGTATACTCGCGGCACACGCTCGCTCGAGGCGGTTTTCGGGCAATTATTGCGAACCCGATCCACGACGGCCGGGATCCGTCACACCTTTCTACCCGACGGACCCTCCGCCAGACTATGTTCGAGCGCGTTCGTGCCCGCTTCGCCGCCGTCGACGACACCCCCGCGGTCGGTCTCTTCATCGACGGGCCGAACGTCTTCAGAGACGAGTTCGACGTCGACCTGGACGACCTCAGAGAGATCGGCCAGTCGCTCGGCCGCACCGGCGTCCTCCGCCTCTACCTCGACGAACACGCGACGCCTGGGCTGATCCAGGCCGCCGAGGCGCGCGGGTTCGAGGTGGTCATCACGAGCGGCGACGTCGACGTCAAACTCGCCGTCGACGCGACGGCGCTCGTCGCCGAAGGACGTCTCGACGTGCTCGCGATCGGCTCTCGAGACACCGACTTCAAGCCCGTCCTCGAGTACGCCGGCGCGGCCGGCGTCGAAACCGTCGCGATCGCCCCCGGGGCCCACGGCCGCTCCGACGCCCTCCGGAACGCCGCCGACGAGGCGATCACTCTCGGATCGTAGGACGACCGCGCCCGACTCGAAGAACCAGCCGAAGCGGTGACTTTTCCCGACCGGCCCGCCGAATGGGTGGTATGACCGACGTCGACACGCCGATCCTCGACAACCACCTCCACATCGACCCCGACAACGGCCGGGGGCTCGAGGCCGTCCGGGATTTCGCGCGCGTGGGCGGGACGCACCTGCTGATCGTGAACAAACCCTCCTGGCACCTCGGCGTCGAGGCCGATCGGGGCGAGGACTTCCGGCCCGTCTTCGAGCGCACCCTCGAGGTCGTCGCCGCCGCCTCGGCCGAACTCCCGGGGCGGGCCTGGCCCGTCCTCGGCGTCCACCCCGGCCTCGTCTCCCGGCTGATCGACGACCGCGGGGTCTCGCCCGACGAGGCCCGAGAGATCATGCGAGGCGGGATCGACGTCGCAGCCGAGTACGTCCGATCGGGGGAGGCGCTCGCGCTCAAGTCCGGCCGACCCCACTACGAGGTGAGCGATGCCGTCTGGGACGCCTCGAACGCGGTGATGCGCCGGGCGTTCGAGCACGGCGCCGACTGCGACTGTTCCGTCCAGCTCCACACCGAGGCGAGCGAGGACCTCACCGAACTCGCCGCGTGGGCCGAAGACGCCGGCCTCCCCGCTCACCGGGTCGTCAAACACTACGCCGGCGGGCGCCTCGCGGGGCCGACGCCGAGCGTGATGAGCGAGCGGGACCGCCTCGAGGTCGCGGCCGAAACGGGAGAGCCGTTTCTCATGGAGACCGACTTCGTCGACGATCCAGACCGGCCGGGCGCCGTCCTCGGACCCAAGACGGTTCCCCGCCGGGTCCGGTGGCTGCTCGAGGAGGGGTACGACGCGGCCGTCGAGAACGCACACGTCGAAACCCCCGCGCTCGTCTACGGGATCGACACCGACGGCACCCTCACGTAGCCGACGGCGGCGTCTTCCGGTTCGACGCACCGCGCACAGGTAGAGAAAGGCATTTCAAGCGGCCGGTATAGGTCTCTGTATGAGCAATCCCCCCACCGAGTACTATTCGGCGGAACGCTGGCAGAACTGGATCGACCGCATCAACGACGAGGAGATCGATCCGGAAGACGAGTCCTCCGCCCGCCTGCTGTTGAACCTCCAGGACGACACGGCGATCGCCGTCGCCAAGATCGTCTCGGCCTACGACGAGGGGGAACTCGAGCAGGAGCAGGCGCTTTCGGAGATCGCCGACGTCCGCGAGATCGTCCTCGCGGACGTCGACATCGACGACGAGGAGACGCGGATGCTCGTCGACGGCGTCCAGACGAGTCTCGTCTGCGTCTTCTTCGCCGCCGAGGAGTACGTCGCGGGCGGGCCGGCCGAGGAGGGGAGCGTCGACGACTATCTCGGCGCCGCCGCAAACGCCGAAGCCGAGGAGGACCTCGACGCCGCGCTGGGGTACGCCGCCCAGGCCGGCACGCGGATCATCGACGGCGAGGAGCTCGACGTCTCGATCGCCGAGGAACTCGAGTACGGACTGGTCACCGAGTGGATCAACGGTCTCGACAGCCTCCAGAGCGCGATGAGTGATCCCGAAGTCGTCGAGGAAGACGAGTAACCGATCGTTTTCGCCGGCACCCACCGACAGCGCCAGTGAGAGCGCAAGCGCCGGCTATCGCGGGCCTCGGACTGTGGTCCTCCGTACCGGGCGCGGGCGCCGTTCTCGCTCGAGGGTTCGGCGATCGTCGAAATAGCGAACGACAGTCACTTGTAGCGTCGCCGGTACGTATCTCGTATGACCGCAGTCGGTATCGACGCCGTCGAAATCTGGACCGGCAACCTCAAACTCGACCTTCCCGGAACCTTCGCTCCCCAGAAGGGCGAAGACCCCGAGAAGTACACGAAGGGACTGGGGCTGAACGCCTCGTCGTTCCCCGACAGCTACGAGGACATCGTCACGATGGCCGCCAACGCGGCCTACCGGCTGATGGACCGGAAGGGGCTCGAGCCCGACGACATCGGCCGGATCGACGTCGCGACCGAGAGCGCCTTCGACAACTCGAAACCCGTCTCGACGTACGTCGCGGGCTGCCTCGAGGGAGTGTTCGACGGCGACTTCCACCACGCGAACAAGGGCGAGCGAAAGTTCGCCTGCATCGCGGGCACCCAAAGCCTGGACGACGCCTACAACTGGATCCGCGCGGGACGCAACCGCGGCCGCGCGGCGCTCGTGATCGCGACGGACACCGCGCTGTACGCCCGCGACGATGCGGGCGAGGCGACTCAGGGCGCCGGCGCCGTCGCGATGCTCATTTCTGAGGACCCCTCGCTGGTCGAACTCTCGACCCACCAGGGCTACGGCAGCGCCGACGAGACCGACTTCCTCAAGCCCAACCAGCAGTTCCCGAGCGTCGACGGCAAGCGCTCGGTGCAGGTGTACCTCGCACGCATGCGCGAGGCGCTGATGGACTACGAATCCGTCGCCGGCGACATCCACCCCGACGACGTCCGGTTCGTGCCGTTTCACACGCCGTTCCCGGGGATGGTCCGCAAGGCCGGCCTGCTCGGCTACCGCTACCTCACGCGCGACACCGCCATCGAGGAGGAACTCGCCGAGGAGATCGGTCGCCAGCCCCGGCTGGAAGCGTTCGACACCGAGGACGCCTACCACGACGCCGTCCGGGAGTACACGGACGCGCTCAAGGGAACCGACCGATACCGCGAGTGGTACGCCGAGACGATCGACCCGACGCTGACGATCTCACGGGAGGTCGGCAACTGGTACACCGGCTCGGTTCACGTCGCCCGCGCCAGCGCGCTCAAACACGCCCTCGAGACCGGCGAGGACGCCACCGGCGAGACGCTGATGGTCGGCTCCTACGGCAGCGGCGCGCAGGCGGAGGTCCACACGGAGACCGTCCAGGCGGGCTGGACCGAGGAGATCGGGGCGCTGAACGTCGACGAACAGCTCGACTCCCGGTACGACCTCTCCTGGGCGGAGTACGAGGAGGTCCACGACGTCCACAACCACGAGATGGATGTCGAGGTCGAGGAGTTCACCGCTCCCGAATCGGAGTTCGTCTTCGACGGCTGGGGGCGGATGGGCGAACGGAAGTACCGGTTCGTCGAATAACCGCGATTCCGGGACTCCGTTCTGCGGGCCGTACCGGAGCAGCAAAGAGGTGCGTTCATTACCCTTTGTTCGTAACTACCGACCACCGTGTTCCGGACCGACACTCCAGACGGCAGCCGGGGACAGCCGTCCGTCGCCGTCCGGGACCCTCTCTACCACCACACTCATCATGCACGGATCACACGCCACGGGGAGCCCGTACGCACCCCACACGGATGACGACACGACGGCGATGCTCGAGGCGATCGGGGTCGAGTCGGTCGACGACCTCTTCGACATCCCCGAGGAGGTGCGATTCGACGACGAGTTCGGCATCGACGCCCGCAGCGAACGGGAGACGCGCGAACTCGTCCGGTCGATTCTCGGGCGCAACGACGATCTCACGGAACTGCTCGGCCGGGGCCACTACGGCTACTACGTTCCCTCGCTGGTCGACCACCTCGCCGACCGCTCGGAGTTTCTGACCTCCTACACCCAGTACCAGCCAGAGGTCTCCCAGGGCTTCCTCCAGGCGCTGTTCGAGTACCAGTCGCTGCTGGTCGAACTCACGGGTCTGGAGATCGCGAACTGCTCGATGTACGACGCCGCCACCGCGCTGGGCGAGGCCGCGACCCTGGCCGACCGCGCCCGCGAGACGAGCGGCCACCGCGTGCTCGTCCCCGACTTGCTTCTCAAGGGCCGGCGAAGCACCCTCGAGAACTACGTCGCCGGCACCGACCTCGCGGTCGAGACGTATCTGACCGACGACGCGACGGCCGACCTCGAGGGGCTCGCGGAGCTGGTCGACGACGAGGTCGCGATGATCTACGCGGAGAATCCCACCGTCCGGGGGGCGATCGAGGAGCGACTGTCCGAGATCGGCGACCTCGCGACCGATGCGTCGGCGCTGTTCGTCCTCGGCACCGACCCGGTCGCGCTCTCGTTGCTCCAGCGGCCGGCCGACGTCGGCGCTGACGTCGTCGTCGGCGATGCGAGCGTGCTCGGGCTGCCGACGAGCTACGGGATGGGACTCGGGCTGTTCGCCACCGACGAACGGTTCCTCAGACAGGTGCCGGGACGGCTCGTCGGCATCAGCGAGGACGCGACAGACCGGCGGGCGTACACCCTGACCCTGCAGACGCGCGAACAGCACATCCGCCGGGAGCGAGCGACGAGCAACATCTGTACGAACCAGGCGTGGGTCGCCCTCCGGACGGCGATGCACGCGGCCGTGCTCGGTCCCTCAGGGATGGTCGATCTCGCAAAGCGGGGCGTGACTCGAGCCGAAGGACTCACGGAGCGGATCGACGAGATCGACGGCGTCACGGCACCGGTCCACGACCGCCGGCACTTCCGGGAGTTCGTCGCCCGCGTCGACCGGCCCGCGCGGGCGGTAGCCGAGGACCTCGAGGATCGCGGTTTCGCGGTCCACGTCGTCGGTGAACACGAACTCCAGTGCTGCGTCGCGGGGGTCGACGACGCGGCGCTCGACTCCTTCGTCGACGCCCTCGCGGAGGTGGCCCGATGAGCGACGACCGCACGCCGGGTGAAGGGGCGCCGGGCGGACAGTCCCGCTACGACCAAGCGAGGTACGTTCGCGACGGCCAGTACGAGCCGTTGCTCTCGGAGAAGGACCTGACCCGCGTCGAGATCGACGACTCACCGCTGCCCGACGACCTCACCCGGGACGGCCTCGAGCTTCCCGAACTCTCCGAACCCGAACTCGCGCGCCACTACACCCGGCTCTCCCAGATGGTCTACGGCATCGACAGCGGTCCCTACCCCCTGGGCTCGTGTACGATGAAGTACAACCCGAAGTTCACGGAGGACGTGGCGGCACTGCCGACGGCCGCGGTCCACCCCGACCGCTCTGCGGCGTCGGTCCAGGGGACCCTCGAGGTACTCTACCGGCTCCAGGACTCCCTCGGTCGAATCGGCGGGATGGACGCCGTCACCCTCCAGCCGCCGGCGGGGGCGGCCGGGGAGTTCGTCGGCATCCGCGTCGCAGCGGCCTACCACGCGGACAACGGCGAAGACCACCGCGACGAGGTGATCGTCCCCGAGAGTGCCCACGGCACGAACTTCGCGACGGCCGCCCTGGGCGGCTACGACGTCGTCTCCCTGCCCAGCGACGAGGACGGTCGGGTCGACCTCGAGGCGCTCGAGGCCGCCCTGAGCGAGAACACGGCCGCGCTCATGCTCACCAACCCGAACACGCTCGGATTGTTCGAGCGCGACATCGCCGAAATCGCCGGGATGGTCCACGACGTCGGGGGCCTGCTCTACTACGACGGCGCGAACCTCAACGCCCTGCTCGGCCGGGCCCGACCGGGAGACATGGGCTTCGACGTGATGCACTACAACGTCCACAAGACGTTCGCGACGCCCCACGGCGGGGGCGGCCCCGGTGCGGGACCGGTCGGCGTCACCGAGGAACTCGCCCCCTTCCTCCCCTCGCCGCGGGTGCGCGAGCGGGAGGGCGAGAGCGGCTACGAACTGTTCGATCCCGAACAGTCGATCGGCCACGTCCACGGCTTCCAAGGCAACTGGCTCGTCCTGCTGAAGGCGTTCGCCTACATCGCCCGGCTGGGTGACGAGGGACTCTGGGACGCCAGCGCGAAGGCCGTGCTCAACGCGAACTACCTCGCCAGCCAGATCGACTACGAGGTTCCCTACGGCCCGTTCCACCACGAGTTCGTCGCCAGCGCCGGCGACCAGGACGCCGCCGACGTCGCCAAGCGGATGCTCGACTACGGAGTCCACCCGCCGACGACGAAGTGGCCGGAGATCGTCCCCGAGGCGCTGATGACCGAGCCGACGGAAGTCGAGAGCAAGGAGACGCTGGACCAGCTCGCCGCGGCGTTCCGGGCGGTCGCCGGCGAGGACGACGACGCGCTCGAGTCCGCCCCCGAGCGAACCACCGCGCGACGGATCGACCAGACGAGCGCCGCGCGCAACCCGCGGCTCTCCTGGCAGGCGCTCGAGGACAGTGAGTGATAACGCGGGCGGTGTCGTTCGGTGGCGGTCGTCCAGACGGTACTCCGGCGGGCTCGCGACCCGCGAAACTGCGTATTCCGAGATGGCGTTTATCGGGTGTCGTGTTCTCGAGTCGGTCGCCGTGAGTGGAGAGTGTGTGCGGTGAACTGACGGACTAGGCCGCGCTCGAGTCGATGCCGTTGATCGTGACGAAGCCGTAGTCGCAGTCGGGGCAGTGCCACTTCACTTTCTCGCCGAGGTGCAGGGTCGTGCTCGCGGCGCGATAGAACGTTTTGTCCCCGCAGTCGGGACACTCGTGATCGAGTTCCTGAGCCATGTCTCCCGTTCGTGCGTCGAACGAGTTTAACGTACTGATTTGCCCGTTCGGGCCCCGGGTACGCTCGAAGGCGAACGCATACACTCCAGCGTGGTATACGAAATCGCCGAGCGACCCGACAGCGGAACTAAGTGCAGCGCCCCCCTCGCCTCTCACATGCCGATCTACACCGGTCGGGGTGACGACGGTGATACCGACCTGCGCGATATGAGTCGCGTCTCGAAGGCCAGCCCGCGGATCGAGGCGTACGGAACCGTCGACGAACTGAACGCGCTCGTCGGAACGATTCGGCCGACCGGTTACGCGGACGTCGACGAACAGCTCGAAGCCGTCCAGAACCACCTGCACGTCGTACAGGCGGACTTCGCGAATCCGGAACCGGACGAGGACGATCCAGTCGTTCGCGCCAGCCACGTCGCGGAGGTCGAAGGCTGGATCGACGCCTACGACGAGGAACTCGAGCCGCTGCGGTCGTTCATCCTGCCGACCGGCAGCGAGTCGGGCGCGAAACTCCACCACGCGCGAGCTGTCTGCCGACGG
Above is a genomic segment from Natrononativus amylolyticus containing:
- a CDS encoding S8 family serine peptidase, whose amino-acid sequence is MAKDGNPGFDRRTVLKTAGALGAFFGMGGVVSATPGREPGPKKDEVLVGVSRRASSAEETVEPAVPGNAEIVHENEVLGYVAVEFPSNASEQARENFKQNVLDVDEVEYAEDNATVEAFFTPNDPMYGQQYAPQQVNCEGAWATTLGDSGVTISIIDQGIQYDHPNLEENMDGSVSDYGENFAGAGSDPYPVNEGEDHGTHVGGIAAGGTDNGEGHAGISNCSMLSARALDESGGGSLSDIADAIQWSADQGAEILNMSLGGGGFSDTMNDACEYAYSQGSLLVAAAGNDHGGSVSYPAAYDSVMAVSSLDEGETLSSFTNVGPEIELAAPGGNVLSSVNWDDYDSYSGTSMASPVVAGVAGLALSAHSGLSNDELRSHLQNTAVDIGLSENEQGYGRVDADNAVNTEPDEDPDDPDDPDDPDEETTTVEDSLSGSGDSDCWSYAWEFDSPSEVVIDLSGPTNATFDLYANEGRAWCPTTSDYDHISYNWGSDEQIVIDNPDTSTDLYILVDAWDGSGDYTLTVTERSD
- a CDS encoding NYN domain-containing protein; translation: MFERVRARFAAVDDTPAVGLFIDGPNVFRDEFDVDLDDLREIGQSLGRTGVLRLYLDEHATPGLIQAAEARGFEVVITSGDVDVKLAVDATALVAEGRLDVLAIGSRDTDFKPVLEYAGAAGVETVAIAPGAHGRSDALRNAADEAITLGS
- a CDS encoding TatD family hydrolase, with the translated sequence MTDVDTPILDNHLHIDPDNGRGLEAVRDFARVGGTHLLIVNKPSWHLGVEADRGEDFRPVFERTLEVVAAASAELPGRAWPVLGVHPGLVSRLIDDRGVSPDEAREIMRGGIDVAAEYVRSGEALALKSGRPHYEVSDAVWDASNAVMRRAFEHGADCDCSVQLHTEASEDLTELAAWAEDAGLPAHRVVKHYAGGRLAGPTPSVMSERDRLEVAAETGEPFLMETDFVDDPDRPGAVLGPKTVPRRVRWLLEEGYDAAVENAHVETPALVYGIDTDGTLT
- a CDS encoding DUF2150 family protein; translated protein: MSNPPTEYYSAERWQNWIDRINDEEIDPEDESSARLLLNLQDDTAIAVAKIVSAYDEGELEQEQALSEIADVREIVLADVDIDDEETRMLVDGVQTSLVCVFFAAEEYVAGGPAEEGSVDDYLGAAANAEAEEDLDAALGYAAQAGTRIIDGEELDVSIAEELEYGLVTEWINGLDSLQSAMSDPEVVEEDE
- the hmgB gene encoding hydroxymethylglutaryl-CoA synthase; amino-acid sequence: MTAVGIDAVEIWTGNLKLDLPGTFAPQKGEDPEKYTKGLGLNASSFPDSYEDIVTMAANAAYRLMDRKGLEPDDIGRIDVATESAFDNSKPVSTYVAGCLEGVFDGDFHHANKGERKFACIAGTQSLDDAYNWIRAGRNRGRAALVIATDTALYARDDAGEATQGAGAVAMLISEDPSLVELSTHQGYGSADETDFLKPNQQFPSVDGKRSVQVYLARMREALMDYESVAGDIHPDDVRFVPFHTPFPGMVRKAGLLGYRYLTRDTAIEEELAEEIGRQPRLEAFDTEDAYHDAVREYTDALKGTDRYREWYAETIDPTLTISREVGNWYTGSVHVARASALKHALETGEDATGETLMVGSYGSGAQAEVHTETVQAGWTEEIGALNVDEQLDSRYDLSWAEYEEVHDVHNHEMDVEVEEFTAPESEFVFDGWGRMGERKYRFVE
- the gcvPA gene encoding aminomethyl-transferring glycine dehydrogenase subunit GcvPA yields the protein MHGSHATGSPYAPHTDDDTTAMLEAIGVESVDDLFDIPEEVRFDDEFGIDARSERETRELVRSILGRNDDLTELLGRGHYGYYVPSLVDHLADRSEFLTSYTQYQPEVSQGFLQALFEYQSLLVELTGLEIANCSMYDAATALGEAATLADRARETSGHRVLVPDLLLKGRRSTLENYVAGTDLAVETYLTDDATADLEGLAELVDDEVAMIYAENPTVRGAIEERLSEIGDLATDASALFVLGTDPVALSLLQRPADVGADVVVGDASVLGLPTSYGMGLGLFATDERFLRQVPGRLVGISEDATDRRAYTLTLQTREQHIRRERATSNICTNQAWVALRTAMHAAVLGPSGMVDLAKRGVTRAEGLTERIDEIDGVTAPVHDRRHFREFVARVDRPARAVAEDLEDRGFAVHVVGEHELQCCVAGVDDAALDSFVDALAEVAR
- the gcvPB gene encoding aminomethyl-transferring glycine dehydrogenase subunit GcvPB — protein: MSDDRTPGEGAPGGQSRYDQARYVRDGQYEPLLSEKDLTRVEIDDSPLPDDLTRDGLELPELSEPELARHYTRLSQMVYGIDSGPYPLGSCTMKYNPKFTEDVAALPTAAVHPDRSAASVQGTLEVLYRLQDSLGRIGGMDAVTLQPPAGAAGEFVGIRVAAAYHADNGEDHRDEVIVPESAHGTNFATAALGGYDVVSLPSDEDGRVDLEALEAALSENTAALMLTNPNTLGLFERDIAEIAGMVHDVGGLLYYDGANLNALLGRARPGDMGFDVMHYNVHKTFATPHGGGGPGAGPVGVTEELAPFLPSPRVREREGESGYELFDPEQSIGHVHGFQGNWLVLLKAFAYIARLGDEGLWDASAKAVLNANYLASQIDYEVPYGPFHHEFVASAGDQDAADVAKRMLDYGVHPPTTKWPEIVPEALMTEPTEVESKETLDQLAAAFRAVAGEDDDALESAPERTTARRIDQTSAARNPRLSWQALEDSE
- a CDS encoding cob(I)yrinic acid a,c-diamide adenosyltransferase — translated: MPIYTGRGDDGDTDLRDMSRVSKASPRIEAYGTVDELNALVGTIRPTGYADVDEQLEAVQNHLHVVQADFANPEPDEDDPVVRASHVAEVEGWIDAYDEELEPLRSFILPTGSESGAKLHHARAVCRRAERRAVALASEESVNDQAVQYLNRLSDGLFTIARVVNQRDGEPEAAPSY